The DNA window TACGGCCATACGGGACCAGCAAGGCAACTTACGCGGCTTCGCCAAGCTGACCCGGGACCTGACCGAGCGCCGAAGCGTGGAAGCGGAGCTCACCAATGCCAAACTCTTGGCCGAAAAGGCCAACCTAGCCAAATCCGAATTCCTTTCCAGCATGAGCCATGAACTGCGCAGCCCGCTCAATGCCATCCTCGGGTTCGCCCAGCTGCTGGAGTCCGATTCCCCGCCGCCGACGCCCGTCCAGAAAGAGGCCATCGCCCAGATCCTCGGAGCGGGATGGCATCTGCTGAAGCTGATCGACGAAATTCTCGATCTCGCCAAGATCGAGTCCAAGCAGGTGCCGCTGTCGCGGGAGCCGGTGTCGCTGGCCGATGTCATGCTCGAATGCCAGGGCATGATCGAGCCGCAGGCGCTGCAGCGCGCTATCCGCATGACCTTCCCTCGCTTCGACAAACCATGTTTCGTCCTGGCCGACCGGATCCGGGTGAAGCAGGTTCTCCTTAACCTGCTTTCCAACGCCATTAAATACAATTCCAAAGGAGGATCGGTCGAGGTGGCATGCTCCGAGAGCGCCACGCCGGGATTCGTTCGCGTAAGCGTCAAGGACACCGGCGCGGGGCTGTCATCGGAACAACTGGGGCAGCTGTTCCAGGCGTTCAACCGCCTCGGACAGGAAGGCGGCGGCGAGGAAGGGACCGGCATCGGTCTCTTGGTGGCCAAGCGGCTGGTCGAGCTGATGGGGGGTGTCATCGGCGTGGAAAGCACCGTCGGGGCGGGCAGCGAGTTCTGGTTCGAACTCAGCGCCTGCGCCGAACCGCAACTTTCCCTGGAAGTAAGCGAAGCCGCGGCATTGGCGCATCCGCAGCTGACCCACCGCGAGGGGCTGCACACCCTGCTCTACGTAGAGGATAACCCGGCCAACCTGAAGCTGGTCGAGCAGATCATCGCGCGCCACCCCGACATCCTGCTGCTGAAAGCCGTGAACGGGAACATTGGCATCGAAACGGCGCGCCTGTCCCAGCCGGATGCGATCCTGATGGACATCAACCTGCCCGGCATCAACGGCTTCGAAGCCCTGGAGATCCTGCGCGCCGACCCGGCCACGGCGCACATCCCGGTCATTGCCATCAGCGCCAATGCCATGCCGCGTGATATCGAA is part of the Candidatus Aminicenantes bacterium genome and encodes:
- a CDS encoding PAS domain S-box protein produces the protein MIGTDNTARKQAEDALVKAGALQSAIFNSATFSSNATDAKGVFPIFNVGAERMLGYAAAEVLNKITPADISDPQEVIARAKALSLELATPIAPGFEALVFKASRGIEDIYELTYIRKDGSRFPAIVSVTALRDAQSTIIGYLLIGTDNTARKQVEEQLRWTEESFRLMVESVSDYAIVMLDTNGCVVSWNSGAQRIKGYVADEIIGQHFSRFYPREDIDRGMPQRALDVVSAKGRFEDEGWRVRKDGSAFWANVVFTAIRDQQGNLRGFAKLTRDLTERRSVEAELTNAKLLAEKANLAKSEFLSSMSHELRSPLNAILGFAQLLESDSPPPTPVQKEAIAQILGAGWHLLKLIDEILDLAKIESKQVPLSREPVSLADVMLECQGMIEPQALQRAIRMTFPRFDKPCFVLADRIRVKQVLLNLLSNAIKYNSKGGSVEVACSESATPGFVRVSVKDTGAGLSSEQLGQLFQAFNRLGQEGGGEEGTGIGLLVAKRLVELMGGVIGVESTVGAGSEFWFELSACAEPQLSLEVSEAAALAHPQLTHREGLHTLLYVEDNPANLKLVEQIIARHPDILLLKAVNGNIGIETARLSQPDAILMDINLPGINGFEALEILRADPATAHIPVIAISANAMPRDIERGLKAGFFRYIIKPNKVNEFMAALDMALAHAENNPLKANQAKRPS